In Brachyhypopomus gauderio isolate BG-103 chromosome 2, BGAUD_0.2, whole genome shotgun sequence, the DNA window TAGTTCTGCACCAGTAATGCAGCCCGAGGACAGAATAGTAAAAAGACAACAGCGCAGCGGGCCCAAGTAAGGAATCATGAGTGAACGCTCAAACAGCCCAAAACAGAATGCCGTCAAAGCGACATTCGATAGAGATGCTTTAGGGCCATTTCAAACACCAGATGCCCGGTCACAAACATCCCATCATCCTTCATGCTGCTCCAGCAAGAGGTCAACATCAACAGCCGCTGCCAGAGCACGCGCCAAACTAAAAGCTGCACAGGCACAACTAGAGTTTGCTGAAAAAGAAGCCAGCATAATGAGACAAAAAGCTGAACTCGAAGCCAATCTCCACCTCCTCAGCTGCCAGAAGAACGCTGCTGCCTGCGAGGCCGAAGCAGCGGCctacgaggaggaagaggaaattGAAAGCGGGGAGAAGCGGCACGGGCCATGCGTTCCAGAACAGCCCCTCAATGCAGCCGAACGAGCCGGTAACTATGTCCAGCAACATGCAGAGCTGTTCCACAGTCAACCGCAGCCTCTGAAACAGGAACCAGTGGAGCCCCAAAGAACACTCAGACGCCAAGATGCCGGAACCGGACCAGCCGTTCGCCAGCATCCGATGCAGAATATCACCAACATCAAACGTGAGGAATCCAACGTGAGGCCCCCACTCAGAGCATATCCTGACAACCTACAGATGCCCACCAACCCCCAGGGAGTGACCACACACGAGCCTCAACAAGCTCAAGATCTTGCCAGGTATCTCATGCGGCGAGAGCTCGTCAGCTCCGGCCTTCTCAAGTTCGATGACCGCCCCGAACACTACTGGTCATGAAAAGCATCCTTTGTAACCGCTACTCAAGATCTAAACCTCTCGTATAGAGAGGAGTTGGACTTGTTAGTCAAATGGCTTGGTGCTGAATCAGCTGAACATGCAAAGATGATCCGCTCAGTGCACGTCCTCAATCCCAGCACCGGCCTCAGCATGGCGTGGCGACGCCTGGAGGACTGTTACGGCACACCAGAGGTCATCGAATACGCATTGTTAAAAAAGCTTGAAGATTTTCCTAAGCTAACCAACAAAGACAACGCCAAGCTCAGGGAATTGGGCGATATCCTGCTCGAACTAGAATGCGCGAAGGCAGATGGATTCCTCCCCGGCCTTGCTTTCCTAGACACGGCCCGGGGGGTAAACCCCATTGTGGAAAAGTTGCCCCTTAGGCTCCAAGAGAAATGGATCACCAAGGGATCCAGGTTCAAGGAAGAACACGGGGTAGCTTTCCCTCCATTCCCGCTCTTCTCAGAGTTCGTCCGCCAACAGGCCAAGGTCCAGAATGACCCCAGCTTTGCCTTCACCACCTCCACGCTGTCCAAACCCGACAAGGTCACAAAGCACAGCCAGAAAGCTACAGTCGCCGTGTACAAGACGGATGCTACATCCAAATACAGTGATGGCCACGCCACAGAGAAGAAAACCACCGAACCCGATCGTGAGTGTCCTCTACACAAAAAGCCACACCCACTCAAAAAGTGTAGGGCTTTCAGACTAAAGACTATTGACGAACGTAGGGCATACCTGAAAGATAACCACATATGCTACAAGTGCTGTGGGTCAACGGAGCACATTGCAAAAGACTGCAAAGCGCCCATCAAATGCATTGAGTGCAATAGTGAAAGACACATAGCAGCTCTCCACCCTGGCCCGCCTCTACCTGCAGAGAGCACCAACGCAGACAAGGAGGAAAGAGGGGAGCCAACTGAGGACATACCGGCAGCCATCTCCAGTTACTGCACTGAGGTTTGCGGTAATACAGATAGCCCACGCTCGTGTGCCAAGATCTGCCCGATCAAAGCCTTTCCTGCAGGCGAAAAAGAAAAAGCAATCAAGATGTATGCAGTGCTGGACGAACAGAGTAACAAGTCTCTCGCAAAAGCAGAGTTCTTCAACTTCTTCGGTGTCAAAGCCAGCCCAGCACCATACACGCTGAAAACCTGCTCGGGGACTTTAAAGACCTCTGGCAGGCGAGCCTACAACTTCGTGCTCGAGTCCATGGATGGAAAACTGCATCTCCCACTCCCCACGCTGATCGAGTGTGACATGGTGCCGGATGACAGATCAGAAATTCCGTCACCAGATGTGGCatacaaccacccacacctccagccAGTCGCACACAAGATTCCTGCTGTGGACCCCGACGCACCCATCCTCCTGCTCTTAGGAAGAGACATCCTGAGAGTCCACAAGGTACGGGAGCAGATCAACGGGCCACACAACTCTCCTTACGCGCAACGGCTCGACCTAGGCTGGGTCATAGTGGGTGAGGCCTGCCTGGAGGCTGTCCACAAATCAGCCGAAGCCAACGTGTACAAGGCAAGTGTGCTGCCCAACGGCCGTGCAACTTTTCTCCGTCCATGTCCGAACAACATCCAGGTGAAGGAGGATTACAGCGGCAAGCCACACCGCCACCAatgcctctcctccacccagcagAATGACCCGGACCGAGTAACGAGCACAGATGGGCTGGGGCACTCCGTCTTCGAGAGCTCAAGAGATGACAACAAACCAGCGCTGTCTATGGACGACAAATTGTTCCTGACCATCATGGACAAAGAGGTCTACCAGGATGACGACCACAGCTGGGTAGCACCTCTGCCGTTCCGGTCGCCACGACGAATTCTTCCCAGCAACCGGGAACAAGCAGTGAAGCGTCTAACCTCACTCAAGAAGACTCTGGAGAAAAGGCCAGAAATGAAAAACCACTACACCGAGTTCATGCAGAGAATGCTGGACAACGACCAAGCCGAGCGTGCACCACCCCTGGTCCCAGGCAAAGAACACTGGTACCTGCCCACGTTCGGTGTGTACCACCCGAAGAAGCCGGGTCAGATTAGAGTAGTGTTCGACTCGAGCGCCGAATTTGAAGGCACCAGCCTGAATAATGTACTCCTCAGCGGCCCTGATCTGAACAACACGCTGCTAGGGGTGCTCCTTAGATTCAGAAAAGAGCCAATCGCCATTACAGCAGATGTGCAACAAATGTTTTACTGCTTTGTGGTCAGAAGCGATCACAGAGACTACCTCCGCTACCTCTGGTATGAGGATAACGATTTAAACAAGAACATGGTGGAGTATCGGATGAAAGTCCACGTCTTTGGGAATACTCCTTCCCCAGCCATCGCCATATATTGTATGAGGCGTGCCGCCGAGAGAGGCGAAGCAGATTACGGCTCAGATGCAAGACACTTCGTGGAACGCCAGTTCTATGTCGATGACGGGCTGACCTCTGTCTCCACACCCGAACAAGCGACAGACCTCATCATAAGAAGTAAAGAAATGCTCGCAGAATCGAACATAAGGCTGCACAAGGTAGCATCTAATAGTGAACAGGTAATGGAAGCCTTACCTGAACAAGATCGTTCCAAGGATCTGAAGGACCTGGAACTTGGCGTTGATCCTCTCCCCCTCCAGAGAAGCCTGGGCCTATCCTGGAACTTGGAAACAGACAGCTTTACCTTCTTAGTGTCTCAGTCAGAGAAGCCATACACACGAAGAGGTATCTTGTCCATGGTCAACAGCCTATACGACCCTCTAGGGTTCGTCGCTCCGGTTGTAATGCAAGGAAAAGCATTAGTGAGAGAACTGTCAACAGAGCAGGGTTGGGACACCCCACTCGACCCGGAGAAAGAGACCAAATGGAACACATGGAAGGACTCACTAAAAGCTCTGGAAGACCTGCACATAAATAGGTGCTATATCCCTGTGCTACCGACTTCAACTCAGAGGCGAGAACTTTGCATCTTCTCGGATGCCTCCACAGTAGCCATAGGCGCCGTCGCCTACCTGAGGGCAATCACCGCAGATGGCAAACCACACATGGGCTTCATCATGGGAAAGTCCAGGCTGGCCCCCCGTCCTGCTCATACCATCCCCCGCCTCGAGCTCTGTGCAGCCGTTCTAGCTGTCCAGATGTACGAGCTTATCAGAGACGAGATGGACATCAATGTGGATGCCGTAAGGTTTTTCACAGACAGTAGAATTGTGCTCGGCTACATCTATAACTCGTCAAGAAGATTCTATGTCTACGTAGCCAACCGGGTGACACGCATCAGGCAATCCACCATCCAGATCAGTGGTCCTACACCCCTACGGACCTGAACCCTGCGGACCATGCTACAAGGTTCATGCAGGCAGCAGAGCTACGGcaaagcagttggctctccggtCCCAGCTTCCTCACAGGTGAGTACACAGAGGAGTCTCCAGAACCCAACGTCTTCACCCTCGTGGAACCCGAAGCAGATGCAGAGATCCGGCCCGAGGTCGTGGTTCTGGCTACCAGAGCCCTGGATGCTTGTCTGGGCTCTCAGCGCTTTGAAAGATTCTCTAACTGGAGGAACCTCTGCAAAGCTATAGCCAGGCTAATCCATGTTGTTGCATCCTTCAAAGGCAGTCCAGCCAGCTCGGTGGGCAACAAGTGGGGCACTTTCAAAGATGCACTCACCACAGGTGAGCTGTTCCAGGCAGAGAGTGTCATCATCCGTGCTGTCCAGCATGATGCCTACAAAACTGAACTAGAATGCCTCAGAGAGGGCAAAGCACTTCCCAAGCGGAGTCCACTCAAGAAGCTCAATCTAGCGGCCGATGAGAGCGGTCTGCTGCGGGTCGGAGGTCGCATCTCATTCGCCCCGGACCTGCCAAGGGAAGAGAAACACCCTCTGATCATTCCACATACTCACCACATCGCTACACTGTTGGTGAGGTACTACCACAAACAAGTAGTACACCAGGGGCGTCTGATAACAGAGGGTGCCGTGAGAGCAGCTGGATACTGGATTGTCGGAGGTAAACGTCTGGTGTCTTCCATTATCTACAAATGCGTGAGCTGCCGCAAGCTGCGCGGGCGCCTGCAAGAACAGAAGATGGCCGACCTGCCTCCCGACAGGCTCACTCCAGAGCCTCCCTTCACCCACGTAGGCCTTGATGTCTTCGGGCCATGGGCCATTATGACTCGTAGGACACGAGGAGGAAGTGCAGACAGTAAGCGTTGGGCAGTGATATTCACATGCCTGGCTACCAGGGCTGTCCACTTCGAGCTCATAGAGTCCATGACCACCGACAGCTTCATCAATGCCCTGAGAAGATTTTTCGCCATTCGTGGCCCGGCCAAGCTTCTACGCTCCGACAGAGGGACTAACTTTGTTGGTGCCCGTAAGGAGCTGGGCATCGACATGGAAGAGTCAAAAGTTACAACTTACCTCCAGAGCAGGGGGTGTTCATGGGTCTTTAACCCCCCCCATTCTTCGCACATGGGGGGGGCTTGGGAAAGACTTATCGGCATCGCCCGGCGCATCCTGGATGCCATGCTGCTCCAAACCAGACACACTCGCCTCACACACGAGGTGTTGAGCACTCTTATGGCCGAAGTTATGGCTATAATGAATGCGAGACCCTTGGTGTCTGTGTCCTCCGACCCGGACGAGCCGACTGTCCTTACCCCAGCAATGCTCCTGACCCAGAAGATGAGTTCAGTCTCGGCGCCCTCTGGAAACTTCCAGATGGCTGAGTTACATGGGAAGCAGTGGAAGCACGTCCAGTGCCTCGCTAACACCTTCtggaagagatggaggagagacaaCTTATCCACGCTGCAGGGCCGCCGAAAGTGGACGGAAGAAAGGCCAAGCGTCAAGACCGGTGACGTCGTCTTGCTCAAGGACAGTCAAGCCCACAGGAATGAATGGCCTGTGGGAGTAGTAATCAACACGCTGCCGAGCGGGGACAAGAGGATCCGGAAGGTGGAAGTGAAGATTGTGAGAGATGGAACTGTAAAAGTCCTTCTGAGACCCATCTCAGAGATTGTCGTTCTGCTTTCTAACGAAAGCTAGAAGACCATTTCCTTTTAACTGTAAGTGTACTTTGTGTTTAAGTAAAAGTTTGTAGTGGCATATTAGCTATATGCCAAGCGGGGAGTGTTCTGCCTTCGACCTCATCTCATGCCGTAGCTTAGTATGGTACATGTAAATTGTATGGTGAATACCGCCTCCTAGTGGACTTTTACGCGGTTTTGCGCCTTCAGCAGAAAACTACGTCCTGCGCAATTCCCGACTAGTTTTTCTGTTGGTGTAAATTCTGAACGGCCACGGATTTCAGCTCTCCTGCCTCCGTGTATTTTCACACTTGCGCCTTGGACATTATTTGTCTGTAAGTAATCCTTATATGTTAGTTAACAAAATTATATGGATATTTGGTTGTTTATTTCGACTTATTTCGCTCGAGAGATAATGTTTACTTACCCGCAGTGTTGGCTAGTCAGATCTACCTAGCTAAGCTGGGTTTCGTTTTGTGTAGACAGAAAATAGATCGTCTTGATTGCGTTGTGGATTTGTTTTATGATTCACGTATGTTTATTTCATATCTTATCTACGGTTTTACAGTGAAAGTGAAATTGCAAGTGCGAGTGAGCGAGTAAAGAAGTgtaaaagaagaaaataaaaggacAAAATACACTCCAACTTGTCTTCTCTTAAACTGTTCGCTAGCTGTCTAGTTCTGCACCAGTAACGCAGCCCGAGGACAGAATATCATACGTTTACAgcgtgttggaaaaaagaaaattaaaggctaataacttgatgtgtcaatttagtgtttttcaggaagactgtgggaaagcaggagtaaggaggcctcagtggccttgaggagaacagaaggggcctattcagtgcaggatgtgtagcaagcagtttttagataaccaggcacacaggctgggagaagaggagcaggtgaatttccatggagagcagccaggattggggagttatcgaaacttaacaaatcgaaacttatggagagagagtatgaaagaaaggacatcgcccagcacgagaggcttttcgcttggacactgctgagatccacttgggttaggtagattcctaggcaactagcaccagtgcactgaagagtttgtaccacgtatacttctattatattgcattcattaatattctatataaatcattatatacaaacaaaggacagaggagtttggcatgcaaaggtgagcaaccatcaacacttttgatggttgtcacatcaggggttgattgcatattgtcagacagcagacgaagaatctctatagagacaaaggggtgagatctgaaagaagcatcttttctctcagccctcattatccctccctcctctctggacctgtgtgtgtgtgtgtgtgtgtgtgtgtgtgtgtgtgtgtgtgtgtgtgtgtgtgtgtgtgagtgtgtgtttcatccaatcatggggacatgatgctataaatgctaaaaatgctataaaagatggcaaagcgattctcagttcagactgccttacagctgctattggaagagacagaggattttgatggtgattcagaagaagaaatttcaggatcacatttctgaaatatcagagtctgatagtgataatgaaaaggaggatgagcagcagccagctccgttagcaccagcccgtcagcagctagccataggaccagcctgtcagccagcatgatttatgattcatttccttattgtgttacattttaataaaaaagtaactaataaataaatgagagcaaactaatttaacatatgtattgtttattttacttgcaattgggctaaatctgctgattattttaacaaaaaatgcaatgggtcccccacgcccagctggaccccaagaaggtagaccacgcccggatctcctatcgtgttgtgggtcaatttgacccgtttcaaagtttgaagatgtaggaaaactatttaaaataattttttcagtatgaaacttcttctgcttgggttaattagtgtaatcaacatattatatgaaaataattcatgtcagttatttgcaaccaccccctgcatgtttatatcacatagatactgttcgggtcaatttgacccttttttaaatttttgacccttttttaaaattttttatttttattttttttatttgtgtgtgtgtatgtgtttgtgtgtgtgtatgtgtgtgtgtgtatgtgtgtgtgtacaattgtgtgtgtgtttgtgtgtgtttgtgtgtgtgtttgtgtgtgtgtttgtgtgtttgtgtgtgtttgtttgtgtgtttgagtgtgtgtttgagtgtgtgtgtgtgtgtttgagtgtgtgtttgagtgtgtgtgtgtgtttgagtgtgtgtttgagtgtgtgtttgagtgtgtgtttgtgtttgtgtgtgtgtgtgtgtgtgtgtgtgtgtgtgagagtgtgtgtttgtgtatgtgtttgtgtgtgtttgtgtgtatgtgtatgtatgtgtgtgtgtgtgtgtgtgtgtgtgtgtgtgtatgagagtgtgtgtgtgtttgtgtgtgtttgtttgtgtgtgtgtgtttgtgtgtgtgtgtgtttgtgtgtatgtgtgtgtgtgtatgtgtgtatgagagtgtatgtgtgtttgtgtgtgtttgtatgtttgtgtgtgtgtgtgtgtgtgtgtgtctgtgtatgtgtgtgtatgtgtgtctgtgtatgtgtgtgtgtgtatgagagtgtgtttgtgtgtatgtgtgtgtgtgtgtgtgtgtgtatgtgtgtgtgtgtatgtgtgtgtgtgtgtgtgtgtgtgtgtgtgtgtgtgtgtgtgtgtgtgtgtttgtgtgtatgtgtgtttttgtgtgtgtatgtgtgtgtgtatgtgtgtgtgtatgtgtgtgagtgtgtgtataagtgtatgagagtgttgtgtgtgtttggtatcatagtttgaacatggaaattttcacatttttatgaaaaacgatcctaattgaaccattacctgttacaagtaaggaacaccattgcactaaatattgatagaataattagtaatgtagttagtaattaaatattcacactgtttgttaggatttttttggtttcagacatcttttgaacaattaaacatgcaccagggttaaagtgaccctaaacagtacggctgtttgaaaaggatgcacataataggagggatatcctttaaagtcatacagacgactatcaactacccaacccaatgttgattgcccactttgactagcccagggcccagtggaccctggaccctgtatgtaatacaaatgtgaaggggggggtacgggggggtggtcattgaaaatattttctgatttatgttgctcacagaaaatgagccaaggaccaatgaatctcagtttgaaaaaaaaaaaattgtagaatttttttaagctgattttttaaaaatgggtcccacagacccttggaccatataagggttaaaagaacttttgttgtcaagactttgcttggaccactcagtcaaaaaccagtcggttcatctgggcggtgttggggcccgtctgggtcggagaagaaaattcccaacaaattggtagcagaggatggttttggctggagtcgaattctgcaattaggacaagagaggaggtcaatccgtccgtgaggtgactgaactaaaccgcgcggtctgaaaaaaggtaaggagccattctctcctattggctgatgttactacgtcataggctaaattaaagttcagtcactaaatggtcgaggcgaaatactctctgtaaatttagtattgaaattgtatacgtgttacaaactcgatatatagacaggaggattgccctacgactcat includes these proteins:
- the LOC143483919 gene encoding uncharacterized protein LOC143483919, which encodes MQAAELRQSSWLSGPSFLTGEYTEESPEPNVFTLVEPEADAEIRPEVVVLATRALDACLGSQRFERFSNWRNLCKAIARLIHVVASFKGSPASSVGNKWGTFKDALTTGELFQAESVIIRAVQHDAYKTELECLREGKALPKRSPLKKLNLAADESGLLRVGGRISFAPDLPREEKHPLIIPHTHHIATLLVRYYHKQVVHQGRLITEGAVRAAGYWIVGGKRLVSSIIYKCVSCRKLRGRLQEQKMADLPPDRLTPEPPFTHVGLDVFGPWAIMTRRTRGGSADSKRWAVIFTCLATRAVHFELIESMTTDSFINALRRFFAIRGPAKLLRSDRGTNFVGARKELGIDMEESKVTTYLQSRGCSWVFNPPHSSHMGGAWERLIGIARRILDAMLLQTRHTRLTHEVLSTLMAEVMAIMNARPLVSVSSDPDEPTVLTPAMLLTQKMSSVSAPSGNFQMAELHGKQWKHVQCLANTFWKRWRRDNLSTLQGRRKWTEERPSVKTGDVVLLKDSQAHRNEWPVGVVINTLPSGDKRIRKVEVKIVRDGTVKVLLRPISEIVVLLSNES